A region of the Bacteroidia bacterium genome:
TTTACGAATGTTAGAAATTGCTAACAACCCCCTGAAAACACTCACAGATAGTATTGGAAACATTACTACACTTAAAGTTCTCAACGCGTCTAATTGTCAATTAACTAAAATTCCCTCTGCTATCGGAAAATTAACTCATTTAGAACGCCTGATATTAAACAATAACGCGCTTACCGCACTTCCGCCCGAAATATCTAAACTTCAAAAAAACCTTAAATATTTAAGTTTGAAAGGTAACCCTATCAGTGAATCCGAAAAAGCTAAGCTCAAAAAATGGCTGCCAAATACATTGATAGAGTATGACTGAAGTCATTTGATATAAATTTATTCCTTCCAATACAAGTTAGCATCGCCGTAACTTAAAAAACGGTAGCCATTTTGCAGTGCATGGGTATAGATATCCTTCCAGTTTTGACCTACTATGGCACTGATAAGCATCAACAGGGTACTTTTAGGTTGGTGAAAGTTAGTGATAATAGCATTTATGCTTTGAATGGGAGTGTAGGGAACAATGTACAGATTAGTATATCCCTCTATATGCTTGGAATTAAGAGCATCTAACCAACTTAAAACTGCTTCCAAACTCTGTTTGAAGGTATATTTGACAGGATATGTCCAACTTATGTCTTGCTTTTCTATCAAATACGGCAATGTAATAGGTTTGCGTTCTAATAAACGAACCCCTAGCCAATACATGCTTTCTAATGTTCGTAGAGTTGTTGTTCCTACGGCAATAAATGGAACTTGCTCAAAATTTTCATACAAAGAATACAAAACGTCATAGCTAACAGAAATTTTCTCATAGTGCATAGAATGATTTAGCGGATTGTTGGTTTTAATCGGCATAAATGTGCCCGCGCCTACGTGTAAGGTTACAGTTTGTAGGTTTATACCTTTATTTTTTAGAGAATTTAGCACACGTTCAGTAAAGTGTAGTCCTGCGGTAGGGGCAGCTACTGCGCCAATTTCTTGTGCAAATATAGTTTGATAATTTTTTTTGTCTTCTTCATCAGCATCGCGAGCTATGTAGGGAGGAAGGGGCATTTTTCCTGCACTTTCTAACACCTGTGCAAAAGTATAATTTTCAGGTCGCCAATTGAATTCTACCGCAAAAGTATTTTGAAAAGACTTTACACAAGTAACGCTAAGTTCAATATCTCCAAACTGCTGTTTGAGCTGACCTTTTTTCCATCTTTTTTTATTACCAATCATACACTCCCAAGTAGCAGAAGCAGTGCGCTCCATTGCTTGCTGAATATCTATGCCTATCGGATTTAGGCAAAAAACTTCAATAATACATTGCGAATCAGGTTTCTCAAACCATAGTCTTGCAGGAATTACCTTAGTGTTGTTGACAATTAAAATGCTGTTTTCAGGCAGTTCATCGGCTAAAAGGTAAAAATACGTGTCTTTTATTATGCCATTTTTATAGACCAACAGCTTAGCGTGATCTTTGGGTTCTACAGGTTTTATGGCTATTCGCTCTTGGGGCAATGTGTAGTCAAAGTCCGAGAGTTGAATTTCCATACTTAGTGAGGTATATCCTTTTTGAAGTTTTTTTCGGTGATGCGTGTAGCAGCGTAAAAAGTTTTTTTATGATAGTCTTCGGATAAATGGCTAATAATTACTCCATGATAACCTACCGCATGGGCAAAATAACCTTGACCTAAGTAGATACCTACATGACTAATGGGTAAACGGACGCTATTTCTGAAAAAGAGCAAATCTCCAGGTTTAGCTTCGCAAAGCGGAATACGTAAAGTTTGTGCATACATATCTTTTGAACTGCGTGGAAGCTGTACTTGGGGCATAGCTTGCTCTAAAACTCTTAGTACAAATCCTGAACAGTCCGTACCTTGCTTGGACATCCCACCGTAACGGTAGCGAGTACCTTTCCATTCATTTGTAATTTGAATCAAATCTGCTTTCAAAGGTAAAACATCAGGATACAGGTGCTGTGCGGTGCTGTCTTTTGCTACCGTAGCAGAAAATGCTAAATGGTCATACGATAGGTTTTCTTGGCTGAATAAGTTAGTCGCTACCCAACTTACTGCCAAGCATAGTATCCAGTTTTTATGCCTCATACCTATGAAGTTTGAGCTACTTTTAACAATTTTAGGCAAAATAAAACAAAAAAGCTCATACATCAAACCTGTGAGCAATGTTATACTAGCATATTTTTGCCTTATGCGGGCGATAACTATAAAAAAGTTTTAGTTATTTATTTTTTTGAGCGTGCCCTTGCCCACACTTCGCTTGCGCTTGTGTGGGCAAGGTCGGCGTGCTTCGGGCTACGTGCGGAATGCCCCGACCCTTGCGTCAGCAAGGGGCACGCCCAAAAAATGAAATCATTAAAATCTAAAATCCCTTTGAAAAGCCCCAAATTGGACAAAAAAGTCAAAAAATTTTTTTTACCATAAAAAAGTCATTAACTTTGCTATCATGCGTATAGCCCATATACACACTCAAAAAGGTACAGCGTTGGTATACTTTTACACAGAAGAGACACCTATTACGGTAGAAAATTTTTGTAACCTTGTCCAAAAAACTTTCTACAATAGAATTATATTTGACCGTCTTATTCCTGATTTTATTATTCAAACAGCATATCCGAGCGGAAATGATACAGCAGGACCAAGCTATACTATCCCCTGCAAACAGACAGACAAAAACCAATATCATGATATAGCAATCTCTATGACGCGCAAAAGTCGTAACACAGGAAGTTCACAATTCCTTATTCGTCATAACAGAAAAAATACTACGCATTTAGACAGAAATCATGCTTGTTTTGGCAAAGTAGTAGAAGGATTAGAGGTCATTAACCATACTAAACAAGACGATAAAATTCTCTCTGTTCAAATTATACAAACCACATAAGATATGATGGTCCGCTATTGGCTTTTTGTTAGCACGTCTATTTTGCTTATTTGGGGTTGCCAAAGTAAGCAAGAACGGTATAAAAAAATTGTAACCACTTACTATGACACTTACTATCAAAAAAGAGATATAGAGCAGATTAAAAAACTATTCACTACCGCTGGCATACAATATACAGATGATAACTATTCAATGCCTGCGGATACCTTTGCCCTTATCTTTGAGTTTGACAAGCAAATTAAATCAAAAGCATACATCCTTGATATGAAAATCAATAAAGACACGGTAATTGTGTTTGAAAAAATTACTGATGTTTTGGACTCACTACTCAAACGCCCTGCTCAACAGTATAGAAAAAAGTTTGTCATCAAAGAAGATAAAATACTCAAAATTATCAGCAGCGCCGCTAATACTCAAGAATGGACAGACAAGTACATACAAAATACACAAAAGTTTTTTGTATGGGTACAGCAAAATCACCCCAAAGAGTCTTTGAAAATTATTTTAGAACCTTACAGTAATTCTGAATTATTGCTAAGCATAGCGAAAGAATACGCAAAACAACTTAAATAGTAGCTTATGAAAAAAATGGCGAAAATTCTAATTGTAGAGGATAATCCTGCTGAATTGCTCATTCTTGAAAAAGCAATTCAAAAAGCCATCCCCGAAGTTCAGATTGACAAAGTAGCAGATGGCATCAAATGTTTAGATTATTTATACGAAACGGATTCGTTGCCTAACTGTATGATTTTAGATTTGAATTTGCCTGACCAAGATGGTAGAGCAGTGTTAAAAATGCTTCAAGTAAGTGAAGAACTCTCTAAACTCAATGTGATAGTATTAACAGGTTCAGAAGATCCTGAAGATAAAATTTATTGTAATCGCTTAGGTGTCAAAGGATATTACTTAAAGTCTTTGGTCTATCACGATTTCACAGAACTAATAGAACACATTAAAAAACTACTTGCATGATATCTGTACCTGTTATTAGCTTTGAGCAGGACTCAGATGCTTATTACAAAGCCGCTCACGATATAAAAGGAGCAGCGAACCGAATATTGAGTTTAGTGCAGATTTTTGTAGAAGAGCGGGAAGGTTTAACACCTCAACAAAACATGTACCTGGATTTTTTATACAAAGAAGCTTCCTTAGCTGCCCAACTGACCACAGATTACATGACCCTTCGCAAAGTAAAATACATCTACAAAGATGTACATGAAACTACATGGAAGGATGCTATACAGCCCGTTTTTTCTAAAATTAAACAACTAGCCCAAGAGCGAAAAGTAGAACTTAGCTGGTACAATTTAGAGGCTTCAGCCAGATTAAACCCAAAGCTAATGGCGCAGCTTGTTTTTGCGCTAGTTCAAAATAGTATTTTATACTCAGATACTCAAAAAGCTCAACGTTGGGTAAAGATTACTTTCAGTAGTACGCCCATAGGCGTTACTGTGGAAGACAACGGTATAGGGATTCCAGAGGATAAAATTTTATCTGCTTTTACCCCTTTTACTCGCATACATCATGATTTAGGTACCGAACAAAGTACAGGTACAGGGTTGGCATTGGTTCGCGAAATTGTTTATTTTTACAAAGGAAATATCAACATACAATCCAAAGTTCAAGAAGGAACTACCATTCAAATTCAATTATTTCCTGATTTTTCAAACTAAACTTACAAATTTGCTATGAATATGGAGAAATTTAATCAACAACAAGTAGAAATTTTAGCCAAAACGTTGTATCACTACAACAATGCTATCAAATATTTTGAAAACCAATTTTACAATATCGCCCAATGTACTACTGACGACTTCCAAATTGTGATGTTCCTTTTAGAAGAGGGCGACACTAAAATTTCAAAAGTTGGGGTAAAATTTCATATCAAGCTCTCTTCTCTAACTGGAATTATTGACCGATTAGAAAGACTAGGGTATATTGAACGATTTTTCAAGCCTGGAGATAGGCGAAGCACCTACATCAAAGCTGTGGAAAGTGAAAAAGTTCATTACCTTCGCAAAATTATGTATCAACCTGCTGCACAGCTTATTTTATCCCGACTGAATACAAAACAAATCAACCAAGCTGTAAATTTGTTTGAAGCAATTAGCAAAGAAATTAAGAATGTTTCAGAGGAAGAAGTACAACAAATAGCCAAGCAATACGAAATGGACAAACTTGGATAGTTACTTACCCAAACTAAACTCTATTGCTCCAAAATTGAATTGGTAGTATGCTGAGCAAGAGCATGTACGAAAGTTTAACTCCTATTTTCTAAAGGGAATTCACTTGGTCTAAGTGGGGTAAATTCATTTTTCTATTAAGGCTTGTAATTTTTCAAAACCTTCAAGGCACTCTTTACCTTTTACAGTAGAGTATGCTATGAAGTCATTAACTGCAGAAGACATCAAATCTAGGCAAGCAGAGGGCTGAATACCAAACCATATTGCAATTACCACTAATGGAATAACAGAGGCATATTCGCTGGCTGTCATAGGTTTGAGTTCATTTTTCCAAGAAGGCACGCGCAAGTATAAAGGTCCAAAAAACATTCTTTGCAGTGTCCACAAATAGTAAATGGCTGTAAGTAATACTCCCGAAGTGGCTATCATAGTAATTACTTTGTTAGTTTCAAAAGAACCTATAAAGACCATACTTTCAGAAACAAACCCACTAATCATCGGCAAGCCTAAGGAAGCCATGAAAGCAAATATTACAAATCCGCCATAGACAGGCATTTCAGCAAATAGTCCTCTAAAACTAGCAATTTGTCGGTCGTGTACGCGGTCGTAAATTACCCCTACCAAAATAAACAATAAAGAGGAAATTATTCCATGATTAAACATTTGGAATATAGCTCCATTTACAGCTAGCGGAGTAAGCGCTGCAATACCCATAGTTACGTAGCCCATGTGCGAAACTGATGAGTAAGCAATCAATTTCTTTAAATCTTTTTGCCCTGCTGCACAGAAAGCACCATAGATAATTGCAAATGCCCCTAATATCATTAAAGTCTTTTGAAAGAATATTCCCCCCTCAGGAAAAATACCGTAGCAGATTCTCAAAATCGCATATCCCCCTAGTTTCAATAAAATACCTGCTAATATGGCTGAAATAGGTGTAGGTGCTTCTACGTGGGCATCAGGTAACCATGTGTGTAAAGGCGCCATAGGTACTTTTATAGCAAAAGCTATAAACAACACAGCAAAAGCTAATATCCTTGCATTGATACCAAACATCTTTCCACCTATCGCAAAAACGCTGCTACTTACGTAGTTCTTAGGATTCATCATATCAATCATACTAAAAGAATGTTGCGCCACGCTCATTCCCTTTTTAGCCACCTCTTCGGGATTAGTTACTACCGAAGTGTATAAACCAATCATAACCAAAAGCATAAAAACTGAACCTAACAAAGTGTATAAAAAGAACTTCATTGCAGCATACTCTCTACGAGGTCCTCCCCAAATGCTAATTAAAAAATAAAGTGGAAGCAGCATCACTTCCCAAAATACATAGAACAAGAAAAAGTCTAACGCACAGAATACCCCAAATGTAGCAGTATTGAGCAAAAGATACAAAGAGTAATATCCTTTTTCATTTTTCTCAATACTCCATGATGCGAATACGCCGATAAAGTATATAATGGCAGACAAAAGCACCATTGTAATACTTAGTCCATCTACTCCCATAAAATACTGAATGTTCAGCGTACCGTAGCCTTTGACGGAAAAGGTTATCCAGTTTACTCTTTCTACAAATTGGTACGCACTGAGTTTATTGATGCCCGCCTGTTGGTAGTTAAAGGAAAAGACCAAAAATAAAGTCAAAGCTAATTGGATGCCCGTTATGCCCAAAGCAATGTATCGGTAAGCTTGCTTTATTTTTGAAGGTATAGTTAGTATCAGAATTGCGCCGAGTATTGGCAAAAATGTGATGACTGAAAGTAATCCCATATTACATTTATTGCTATGATGAGCAAAGTTAGGATAAAAGTTTTATTTAAGACAAATTTTGTTCAAAATAAAGCCAACTATTTGCATAGATGATTGTTTATCAGGATGATAGGTTTACGAATTCAAGTTGAATGCTTGTATGAACGTTGAGTTGTATTTATTCAAAAAGTTACTGAACAATTATCTTTCTTTAACATACTTGAAGTTTGTTCCAAGATATACCGCTTGATTGCCTAACTGCTCCTCAATACGCAAAAGCTGATTATATTTGGCTACTCTATCCGTACGAGATGCTGAACCTGTTTTAATTAAACCTGAATTCGTAGCCACAGCTATGTCTGCTATTGTAGTATCTTCTGTTTCGCCACTACGATGGCTAAGAATGTAAGTGTAACTGTTTTTTCTAGCCAACTCAATAGCATCAAGTGTTTCTGTTAAAGTACCTATCTGATTAACTTTGACTAAAATAGAGTTTGCTACTTTTTGCTCTATGCCTTTTTGTAATCGTTTAACATTTGTTACAAATAAGTCATCTCCTACTAGCTGTACTTTATCTCCAATAGCTTGTGTCAATTCTTTCCATCCTTCCCAGTCATCTTCATCTAGTCCATCTTCAATAGACAATATCGCAGGATATTTTTGTGTTAGCTTTTGCCAGTATTGAACCATTTGATTGGAAGTAAATTCTTCGCCTGTGGATTTTTTGAATATATACTTTTTCTTTTGCTTATCATACAATTCAGAGCAAGCCGCATCTATGGCAAGATAAATATCTATGCCAGGTTTGTAGCCTGCTGCTTCAATGGCATGGATTACAGCTTCAATAGCTTCTTCGTTAGATTTTAGATTAGGAGCAAATCCCCCTTCATCGCCAACGTTTGTGCTAAGATGTCTATCCTGTAAAACTTTTTTCAAGTAGTGAAAAACTTCTGTTCCCATGCGAAGGGCTTCTTTGAAAGAAGGTGCTTTAATCGGCATAATCATGAATTCTTGAAAGTCTATACCATTATCAGCATGTGCGCCTCCGTTGAGAATGTTCATCATTGGAATAGGTAAAACACAAGCATTTGTTCCCCCAATGTACCGATATAAAGGAAGGTTCAAGGATTGTGCAGCAGCATGGGCTACAGCAAGAGATACACCTAATATAGCATTTGCACCCAGTTTAGATTTATTTTCTGTGCCATCTAACTCCAAAAGTTTTTGGTCTATTTGTCTTTGCTGCAATACTGAATTGCCCTTCAAATATGGCGCAATAGTTTCAACGATATTCTTTACTGCTTTTTCTACCCCTTTTCCCAAATAGCGTTTTTTATCTCCATCTCTAAGCTCTACAGCTTCGTGTGCACCTGTGCTTGCACCGCTGGGAACTGCTGCCCTACCTATAACATTATTACTTGTATGAACTTCTACCTCTACTGTAGGATTGCCGCGAGAATCTAATATTTCTCTTGCAGTAATTTCATAAATGAATGACATACGCGCACAAAACTAATTACTTGATATCATTTAGCAAAATTTGAGGTTAATTACAAAGATTTGCAAAACATTTAGTTCTTTGAAGCTGTTTTTTGTTTTTCGGCTAATATCTTTTCTAATTCTATCATCTCATCGCGATATTTTGCCGCAAGCAAAAAGTCCATGTTTTCCGATGCTTCTAACATTTTTTGGCGAGTATTTTGAATCGTCTTTTGTAATTCTTCAACAGACAAGTAAGGAATAATAGGGTCGCACGCTAGAGAAAAGCTTTCTTGCTCCACGTAGTAAGTCTTAACTTGGATTCTATCCACTCCATCTGCGGCTGCGGTTTGTTCTAAAATACTTTGTCTATCTTTCTTAATACTACGGGGGATTATATTGTGTATTTGGTTATATAAAATTTGTTTTTCTCTCCTGCGGTTAGTTTCATCAATTAAACGCTGCATAGCTTGGGTAATTTTGTCTGCATACAAAATCACTTTTCCATTTTCATTACGGGCAGCTCTACCTGCTGATTGTATTAAAGAGCGTTCAGAACGCAAAAAGCCTTCTTTATCTGCATCAAGAATAGCCACTAAGCTGACTTCAGGTAAGTCTAAACCCTCACGTAGTAAATTGACACCTACTAATACATCAATAACACCTAAACGCAACTCCCGTAAAATTTCTACTCTTTCTAACGCAGTTACAGAAGAGTGAATGTATTTGACCTTAATGTGAAGATTAGCCAAATATTCCGTTAATTTTTCGCACATTTCTTTGGTTAATGTTAAAACCAGAACTCTTTCTTTTTTCTGTACTCTTTTTTGTATTTCGGCAAGTAGGTCATCTATTGGGGCGCATGATCGTACTTCCACAGGTGGGTCTAATAAACCTGTAGGGCGCACAATCTGCTCTACTAATACTCCTTGGCTTTGTCTAAGCTCATAATCCCCAGGGGTAGCCGATACATATATTTTTTGGTTAGGTAGACTTTCAAACTCTTCAAAAGTCAAAGGTCTGTTGTCTAAAGCAGAAGGTAATCTAAAACCGTGTTCTATCAAAACTAATTTACGTTGTCTATCTCCATTGTACATTGCGCGAATTTGTGGTACAGTAACATGACTCTCATCAATGATAACAAGATAATCTTCGGGAAAGTAGTCTAACAAACAATATGGACGGCTATGGCGTTCTCTTTGAGATAAATAAACCGAATAATTTTCTATGCCAGAGCAGTAGCCTACTTCTCGCATCATTTCTATATCGTTTAAGGTTCTGTCGTGAATTCTTTTAGCTTCTTCTTCCATGCCCATGCGTTTGAAATATTGTACTTGCTGATGCAATTCTGCTTCAATTTTAGATATCGCTTCCTCTAATACGTGTCTAGGGGTAACAAAGATATTTGTAGGATATATGACAATTTCCTCTACTTCTTTAATTTTTGTGCCTGATGTTGGATTTATTT
Encoded here:
- a CDS encoding C40 family peptidase; translation: MPKIVKSSSNFIGMRHKNWILCLAVSWVATNLFSQENLSYDHLAFSATVAKDSTAQHLYPDVLPLKADLIQITNEWKGTRYRYGGMSKQGTDCSGFVLRVLEQAMPQVQLPRSSKDMYAQTLRIPLCEAKPGDLLFFRNSVRLPISHVGIYLGQGYFAHAVGYHGVIISHLSEDYHKKTFYAATRITEKNFKKDIPH
- the eno gene encoding phosphopyruvate hydratase; its protein translation is MSFIYEITAREILDSRGNPTVEVEVHTSNNVIGRAAVPSGASTGAHEAVELRDGDKKRYLGKGVEKAVKNIVETIAPYLKGNSVLQQRQIDQKLLELDGTENKSKLGANAILGVSLAVAHAAAQSLNLPLYRYIGGTNACVLPIPMMNILNGGAHADNGIDFQEFMIMPIKAPSFKEALRMGTEVFHYLKKVLQDRHLSTNVGDEGGFAPNLKSNEEAIEAVIHAIEAAGYKPGIDIYLAIDAACSELYDKQKKKYIFKKSTGEEFTSNQMVQYWQKLTQKYPAILSIEDGLDEDDWEGWKELTQAIGDKVQLVGDDLFVTNVKRLQKGIEQKVANSILVKVNQIGTLTETLDAIELARKNSYTYILSHRSGETEDTTIADIAVATNSGLIKTGSASRTDRVAKYNQLLRIEEQLGNQAVYLGTNFKYVKER
- a CDS encoding peptidylprolyl isomerase, which encodes MRIAHIHTQKGTALVYFYTEETPITVENFCNLVQKTFYNRIIFDRLIPDFIIQTAYPSGNDTAGPSYTIPCKQTDKNQYHDIAISMTRKSRNTGSSQFLIRHNRKNTTHLDRNHACFGKVVEGLEVINHTKQDDKILSVQIIQTT
- the uvrB gene encoding excinuclease ABC subunit UvrB produces the protein MSKNFELVSDFEPAGDQPEAIEQLVQSVQSGEPHTVLLGVTGSGKTFTIANMIARLNRPALVLSHNKTLAAQLYGEFKQFFPNNAVEYFISYYDYYQPEAYIPTTNTYIEKELSINAQIEKFRLKTVNSLISGRKDVIVVSSISCIYGMGNPKDYHNSVLHFKRGQIISKTTFLYRLTEILYSRDDVHFQPSKFRIRGENVDVFPLYEDYAYRFVFFGDEIENIIQINPTSGTKIKEVEEIVIYPTNIFVTPRHVLEEAISKIEAELHQQVQYFKRMGMEEEAKRIHDRTLNDIEMMREVGYCSGIENYSVYLSQRERHSRPYCLLDYFPEDYLVIIDESHVTVPQIRAMYNGDRQRKLVLIEHGFRLPSALDNRPLTFEEFESLPNQKIYVSATPGDYELRQSQGVLVEQIVRPTGLLDPPVEVRSCAPIDDLLAEIQKRVQKKERVLVLTLTKEMCEKLTEYLANLHIKVKYIHSSVTALERVEILRELRLGVIDVLVGVNLLREGLDLPEVSLVAILDADKEGFLRSERSLIQSAGRAARNENGKVILYADKITQAMQRLIDETNRRREKQILYNQIHNIIPRSIKKDRQSILEQTAAADGVDRIQVKTYYVEQESFSLACDPIIPYLSVEELQKTIQNTRQKMLEASENMDFLLAAKYRDEMIELEKILAEKQKTASKN
- a CDS encoding NADH-quinone oxidoreductase subunit M, whose product is MGLLSVITFLPILGAILILTIPSKIKQAYRYIALGITGIQLALTLFLVFSFNYQQAGINKLSAYQFVERVNWITFSVKGYGTLNIQYFMGVDGLSITMVLLSAIIYFIGVFASWSIEKNEKGYYSLYLLLNTATFGVFCALDFFLFYVFWEVMLLPLYFLISIWGGPRREYAAMKFFLYTLLGSVFMLLVMIGLYTSVVTNPEEVAKKGMSVAQHSFSMIDMMNPKNYVSSSVFAIGGKMFGINARILAFAVLFIAFAIKVPMAPLHTWLPDAHVEAPTPISAILAGILLKLGGYAILRICYGIFPEGGIFFQKTLMILGAFAIIYGAFCAAGQKDLKKLIAYSSVSHMGYVTMGIAALTPLAVNGAIFQMFNHGIISSLLFILVGVIYDRVHDRQIASFRGLFAEMPVYGGFVIFAFMASLGLPMISGFVSESMVFIGSFETNKVITMIATSGVLLTAIYYLWTLQRMFFGPLYLRVPSWKNELKPMTASEYASVIPLVVIAIWFGIQPSACLDLMSSAVNDFIAYSTVKGKECLEGFEKLQALIEK
- a CDS encoding MarR family transcriptional regulator — protein: MEKFNQQQVEILAKTLYHYNNAIKYFENQFYNIAQCTTDDFQIVMFLLEEGDTKISKVGVKFHIKLSSLTGIIDRLERLGYIERFFKPGDRRSTYIKAVESEKVHYLRKIMYQPAAQLILSRLNTKQINQAVNLFEAISKEIKNVSEEEVQQIAKQYEMDKLG
- a CDS encoding HAMP domain-containing histidine kinase, whose amino-acid sequence is MISVPVISFEQDSDAYYKAAHDIKGAANRILSLVQIFVEEREGLTPQQNMYLDFLYKEASLAAQLTTDYMTLRKVKYIYKDVHETTWKDAIQPVFSKIKQLAQERKVELSWYNLEASARLNPKLMAQLVFALVQNSILYSDTQKAQRWVKITFSSTPIGVTVEDNGIGIPEDKILSAFTPFTRIHHDLGTEQSTGTGLALVREIVYFYKGNINIQSKVQEGTTIQIQLFPDFSN
- a CDS encoding S-adenosylmethionine:tRNA ribosyltransferase-isomerase gives rise to the protein MEIQLSDFDYTLPQERIAIKPVEPKDHAKLLVYKNGIIKDTYFYLLADELPENSILIVNNTKVIPARLWFEKPDSQCIIEVFCLNPIGIDIQQAMERTASATWECMIGNKKRWKKGQLKQQFGDIELSVTCVKSFQNTFAVEFNWRPENYTFAQVLESAGKMPLPPYIARDADEEDKKNYQTIFAQEIGAVAAPTAGLHFTERVLNSLKNKGINLQTVTLHVGAGTFMPIKTNNPLNHSMHYEKISVSYDVLYSLYENFEQVPFIAVGTTTLRTLESMYWLGVRLLERKPITLPYLIEKQDISWTYPVKYTFKQSLEAVLSWLDALNSKHIEGYTNLYIVPYTPIQSINAIITNFHQPKSTLLMLISAIVGQNWKDIYTHALQNGYRFLSYGDANLYWKE
- a CDS encoding response regulator; its protein translation is MKKMAKILIVEDNPAELLILEKAIQKAIPEVQIDKVADGIKCLDYLYETDSLPNCMILDLNLPDQDGRAVLKMLQVSEELSKLNVIVLTGSEDPEDKIYCNRLGVKGYYLKSLVYHDFTELIEHIKKLLA